A single genomic interval of Oncorhynchus nerka isolate Pitt River unplaced genomic scaffold, Oner_Uvic_2.0 unplaced_scaffold_1485, whole genome shotgun sequence harbors:
- the LOC135568569 gene encoding alpha-2-macroglobulin-like — translation MRGDKHGLAEGTQETVSHNALLCPAEGPVEKDISLKLPKVFVEGSAKASISVLGDLMGRAMKNLDSLLQMPYGCGEQNMVLFAPNIYILNYLQSTRQLTEEIQTRATGFLDSGYQRELNYKHDDGSYSAFGKSDESGNTWLTSFVLKSFGGAKPYIFVDPAHIAQAKAWLASHQQTDGCIAPVGKRFRIGMKGGIGDQVSLTAYITAALLELDGNTSDPMVEKSLMCLKAAVSDKLENTYTIALLSYTFTLAQNQDMRAKLITHLDKIAATSGGNRHWERAEASGTKTDFLEVKMTSYVLLALLSGPTMPGFGLDYSTGIVRWLAQQQNPYGGFASTQDTVVALQALAKYGAATFSPEGASTVSVSSAGGLKMKFTVNQNNRLLYQEEQLREVPGDYNIKAQGKSCVFVQIAMHYNIPPPPDFSAFNISTETLGKCDGTKKSLIVSVAVRYNGQREETNMVIINVKLLSGFVLDKSSLGPLKNDPTVKRVDLEEGHVIIYLDGLKQKETKTYSLAIEEDVPVRNLKPAVVKVYDYYQTSDEAVSEYSSPCAE, via the exons ATGCGAGGAGACAAACATGGTTTG GCAGAGGGAACCCAGGAGACGGTCAGCCACaacgctctgctctgccctgcag AGGGCCCAGTGGAGAAGGACATCTCTCTGAAGCTGCCTAAGGTGTTTGTGGAGGGCTCTGCCAAGGCCTCCATCTCAGTACTGG GTGACCTGATGGGTCGGGCCATGAAGAACCTGGACAGCCTGTTGCAGATGCCCTATGGCTGTGGAGAGCAGAACATGGTGCTTTTTGCTCCCAACATCTACATCCTCAACTACCTGCAAAGCACCAGGCAGCTCACCGAGGAGATCCAGACCAGGGCCACAGGCTTCCTAGACAGTG GCTACCAGAGAGAGCTCAACTACAAGCATGACGATGGCTCCTACAGTGCCTTTGGGAAGAGCGATGAGTCTGGAAACACGTG GCTCACCTCCTTTGTGCTGAAGTCCTTTGGAGGGGCCAAGCCCTACATCTTTGTGGACCCCGCCCACATTGCCCAGGCCAAGGCCTGGTTGGCCAGTCACCAGCAGACGGATGGCTGCATTGCGCCAGTGGGGAAACGCTTTCGTATCGGCATGAAG GGAGGTATTGGGGATCAAGTGTCGCTCACTGCCTACATCACCgctgcactgctggagctggaTGGCAACACTTCT GACCCCATGGTGGAGAAGAGTCTGATGTGTCTGAAGGCAGCAGTGTCTGACAAGCTGGAGAACACCTACACCATAGCCCTGCTATCTTACACCTTCACCCTGGCCCAAAACCAGGACATGAGGGCCAAGCtcatcacccacctggacaagatagCTGCTACCTCCG GTGGCAATCGTCACTGGGAGAGAGCAGAGGCTTCTGGGACGAAGACAGACTTTCTGGAGGTGAAGATGACATCCTATGTGCTGCTGGCGCTGCTCTCCGGTCCCACCATGCCAGGCTTTGGGCTGGACTACTCCACTGGCATCGTCCGCTGGCTGGCCCAGCAGCAGAACCCCTATGGGGGATTCGCCTCCACACAG GACACAGTGGTAGCACTGCAGGCCCTGGCAAAGTATGGTGCTGCCACCTTCAGTCCAGAGGGTGCCAGTACAGTCAGTGTGAGCTCGGCCGGAGGCCTGAAGATGAAGTTTACTGTGAATCAGAACAACAGGCTGCTCTATCAGGAGGAGCAGCTGAGGGAGGTCCCTGGGGACTACAACATCAAGGCACAGGGCAAGAGCTGCGTGTTTGTGCAG ATCGCCATGCACTACAATATTCCCCCTCCTCCTGACTTCTCTGCTTTCAACATCTCAACAGAGACGCTTGGGAAATGTGACGGCACCAAGAAATCTCTGATCGTGTCTGTGGCTGTCAG GTACAACGGTCAGCGAGAGGAGACCAACATGGTGATCATCAATGTCAAGCTTCTCTCCGGCTTCGTCCTGGACAAGTCCTCCCTCGGGCCT TTGAAAAATGACCCCACTGTCAAACGTGTTGACCTGGAGGAAGGACATGTCATCATCTACCTAGATGGG